One region of Marivirga arenosa genomic DNA includes:
- the recJ gene encoding single-stranded-DNA-specific exonuclease RecJ: MSTEKKWILAPEPAKSLVSQLNESININPILSKILINRGVTNFEEAKTFFRPSIEDCHDPFLMKDMDIAVNRLQKAIQNNESILVFGDYDVDGSTSVAMMYSFLQNHCENLYYYIPDRYLEGYGISYQGIDYAVEKECSLIIALDCGIKAIDKIQYANENNVDFIICDHHNPGAELPEAKAILDPKRKDCKYPFKELSGCGVGFKLIQGFCIQNNIPEHHAFELLDLVAVSIASDLVSVTGENRILAFYGLERINFNPRPGIKALLKSSGLNEKITISNLVFQLGPRINAAGRIDHAHLAVKLLTAIHEDQALLIAEKVSSKNNTRKGFDQSITSEALKLIEDDHKILHAKSTVLFKETWHKGVIGIVASRCIEHYYRPTIILTESNGKATGSARSVDGFDLYNAIESCKEHLDQFGGHKHAAGLTLPIENIPQFSNAFESVVQQNITEDQLIPKVHIDSYVKIDQITDKFYSILSQMDPFGPGNMQPVFAAKDLKLISKPILLKEKHLKLEVMDKEGHHIIKAIGFGLGHLKSKLESNSNFELAFTIQENHFNGTKSLQLYLKDIRIE, from the coding sequence ATGTCAACTGAAAAAAAATGGATTTTAGCTCCTGAACCTGCCAAATCGCTGGTTTCACAACTAAATGAATCAATCAATATCAACCCGATTTTATCTAAAATTTTAATAAATAGAGGTGTAACTAATTTTGAGGAAGCTAAAACATTTTTCAGACCTTCTATAGAGGATTGCCACGATCCATTTCTTATGAAAGATATGGATATTGCTGTAAATAGACTACAAAAAGCCATTCAAAACAATGAATCAATTTTAGTATTTGGAGACTACGATGTAGATGGCTCTACATCTGTTGCCATGATGTATAGTTTTTTACAAAACCATTGTGAAAATTTATACTATTACATTCCTGATCGATATTTAGAAGGTTATGGAATATCTTATCAGGGAATTGATTATGCAGTTGAGAAAGAATGTAGTTTAATAATTGCATTAGATTGTGGTATAAAAGCCATTGATAAAATTCAATATGCAAATGAAAATAATGTTGACTTTATTATATGTGATCATCATAACCCAGGCGCAGAACTTCCTGAAGCAAAAGCTATATTAGATCCTAAAAGAAAAGATTGCAAATATCCATTTAAAGAACTATCTGGTTGTGGCGTAGGATTTAAGTTAATTCAAGGGTTTTGTATTCAAAATAATATTCCAGAACATCATGCTTTTGAATTATTAGACCTAGTAGCGGTTAGCATAGCTTCAGACTTAGTATCTGTTACGGGTGAAAACAGAATTTTAGCTTTTTATGGATTAGAAAGAATTAACTTTAATCCAAGACCTGGCATCAAAGCACTATTAAAATCCTCAGGTCTTAATGAAAAAATCACAATTTCTAATCTAGTTTTTCAATTAGGACCAAGAATAAATGCAGCCGGAAGAATAGATCATGCACATTTAGCAGTTAAGTTGTTAACTGCCATTCATGAAGATCAAGCCTTATTAATTGCCGAAAAAGTATCCAGTAAAAACAATACTCGCAAAGGCTTTGATCAAAGTATTACTTCGGAAGCCCTTAAACTTATTGAGGATGATCATAAAATCCTTCATGCAAAAAGCACTGTATTATTTAAAGAAACCTGGCATAAGGGTGTAATTGGAATTGTTGCCTCCAGATGCATTGAACATTATTACAGACCAACCATTATTCTTACCGAATCAAATGGAAAAGCAACTGGTTCAGCACGTTCGGTTGATGGATTTGATTTATATAATGCTATTGAATCGTGTAAAGAACATCTTGATCAGTTTGGAGGACACAAGCATGCTGCTGGCTTAACCTTACCCATTGAAAATATCCCTCAATTTTCTAATGCATTTGAATCTGTAGTACAACAGAATATTACCGAAGATCAGCTTATTCCTAAAGTGCACATAGACTCCTATGTTAAAATTGATCAAATTACGGATAAGTTCTATTCAATTTTAAGTCAAATGGATCCATTTGGTCCAGGAAATATGCAGCCTGTTTTTGCAGCAAAAGATCTAAAATTGATAAGTAAACCTATCCTTTTAAAAGAAAAACATTTAAAATTAGAAGTGATGGACAAAGAGGGTCATCATATAATCAAAGCAATAGGATTTGGTTTAGGTCATTTAAAATCAAAATTAGAGTCAAACAGTAATTTTGAATTAGCCTTTACCATACAAGAAAACCATTTCAATGGTACAAAATCTTTGCAGCTTTATCTAAAAGATATCCGCATTGAATAA
- the lptB gene encoding LPS export ABC transporter ATP-binding protein, producing the protein MILRADNLVKIYSKRTVVDHVSVSVEQGEIVGLLGPNGAGKTTSFYMIVGLVKPNSGEIFLDDQNITDLPMYKRAKKGVGYLAQEASVFRSLTVEENLMAVLQMRKISKEAKNEKMESLLEEFSLNHVRKNKGMVLSGGERRRTEIARALAMDPSFILLDEPFAGVDPIAVEEIQTIVGQLKNKNIGILITDHNVNETLSITDRAYLMFEGKLLKAGTAEDLANDEQVRRVYLGKHFELKRKL; encoded by the coding sequence ATGATATTAAGAGCTGATAATCTTGTAAAAATATATTCAAAAAGAACCGTAGTTGATCATGTTTCAGTTAGTGTGGAACAAGGAGAAATTGTAGGACTACTAGGGCCAAATGGAGCAGGTAAAACTACCTCATTTTACATGATAGTAGGTCTAGTAAAACCGAATTCTGGAGAAATATTTTTAGATGATCAAAACATCACGGATTTACCAATGTATAAGCGAGCTAAAAAAGGGGTTGGCTATTTAGCTCAAGAAGCCTCTGTATTCAGATCCTTAACAGTTGAAGAAAACTTAATGGCTGTTTTGCAGATGAGAAAAATTAGCAAAGAAGCCAAGAATGAAAAAATGGAAAGCCTGCTTGAAGAGTTTAGCTTAAACCATGTGCGAAAAAATAAAGGGATGGTACTTTCTGGTGGCGAAAGAAGACGTACTGAAATTGCCAGAGCTTTAGCAATGGATCCTAGCTTTATATTATTGGATGAGCCTTTTGCAGGGGTAGATCCAATAGCTGTTGAAGAAATTCAAACGATAGTAGGACAGCTCAAAAATAAAAACATTGGTATTTTAATCACAGATCATAATGTAAACGAAACGCTATCCATTACTGATAGAGCCTATCTAATGTTCGAAGGTAAATTATTAAAAGCTGGTACTGCTGAAGATCTTGCGAATGATGAACAAGTAAGAAGAGTTTATTTAGGGAAGCATTTCGAATTAAAAAGAAAACTATAA
- a CDS encoding GH3 auxin-responsive promoter family protein has product MEFLHSIMTWVMKKRIHEVELFIKYPNEVQIEVLHKLIYRARNTKFGQEYKFDEIKDFETFRERVPLHTYEELFPYIDQLLKGDQNILWPTEIRWFSKSSGTTNDRSKFIPVSDEALEDCHFKGGKDLLSIYLNNNPESRLFTGKNLSIGGSQQVNQFDNNSNSFYGDVSAVIMKNLPFWVQIIRTPSLEIALMDEWEGKIEAMANATMKEDVTSLTGVPTWTVVLLQRILELTGKNDISEVWPNLELFIHGAVSFVPYQPLFKDLIKSPRMSYLETYNASEGFFGIQDLNDSDEMLLMLDYGIFYEFIPLENANEKQPKTLRLGEVELHKVYEIVISTNAGLWRYRIGDTIRFTSLDPYRIKISGRTKHFINAFGEELMIENAEKAIAVACNKTGVIIDNFTAAPKHLAQGKRGAHEWVIEFSKEPNNIEEFAQILDDEIRKINSDYDAKRYKDIALHCLLIHKVPQGTFYEWMRKRGKLGGQNKVPRLSNSRKYLEDLLSMVKQK; this is encoded by the coding sequence ATGGAATTCCTTCATTCTATTATGACATGGGTGATGAAGAAAAGAATCCACGAAGTGGAGCTTTTCATCAAATATCCTAATGAAGTTCAGATTGAAGTGCTTCATAAACTAATTTATAGAGCCAGGAATACAAAATTTGGCCAAGAGTATAAGTTTGATGAAATAAAAGACTTTGAAACTTTTCGAGAAAGAGTTCCTTTACATACTTATGAAGAATTATTCCCCTATATAGATCAACTGCTAAAAGGTGACCAAAATATACTTTGGCCAACTGAAATTAGATGGTTTTCCAAATCTTCTGGAACTACTAACGATAGAAGTAAATTTATTCCTGTTTCAGATGAAGCCCTTGAGGATTGTCACTTTAAAGGGGGGAAAGATTTACTATCTATTTACCTTAACAATAACCCAGAATCCAGACTATTTACAGGTAAAAACCTGAGCATAGGCGGTAGCCAACAAGTAAACCAATTCGACAATAATTCAAATTCATTTTATGGTGATGTCTCTGCCGTAATTATGAAAAACCTTCCGTTTTGGGTTCAGATTATTAGAACGCCAAGCCTTGAAATTGCTCTCATGGATGAATGGGAAGGTAAGATTGAAGCCATGGCAAATGCAACCATGAAGGAGGATGTAACCAGTTTAACGGGCGTACCTACCTGGACTGTAGTTTTACTACAAAGAATATTAGAGCTTACAGGAAAAAATGATATTTCAGAAGTATGGCCTAATTTAGAGTTATTTATACATGGTGCTGTTTCTTTTGTCCCTTACCAACCTCTATTCAAAGACCTGATCAAATCACCAAGAATGAGTTATTTGGAGACTTATAATGCTTCAGAAGGCTTTTTTGGAATACAAGACTTGAATGATTCTGATGAGATGCTTTTAATGTTAGATTATGGGATTTTTTACGAATTTATACCATTAGAAAATGCTAATGAAAAGCAACCTAAAACTCTTCGTTTAGGAGAAGTTGAACTTCATAAAGTATATGAAATCGTAATCAGTACCAATGCTGGATTATGGCGCTATAGAATTGGTGACACCATTAGGTTTACTTCATTAGATCCTTACAGAATCAAGATCAGCGGTAGAACCAAGCATTTCATTAATGCATTTGGAGAGGAGCTCATGATTGAAAATGCAGAAAAAGCAATTGCTGTGGCATGCAATAAAACTGGAGTAATCATAGATAACTTTACGGCTGCTCCTAAACATTTAGCACAAGGAAAAAGAGGAGCGCATGAATGGGTAATTGAATTTTCTAAAGAACCCAACAACATAGAGGAATTTGCTCAAATTTTAGATGATGAAATAAGAAAGATAAACTCTGATTATGACGCTAAACGATATAAAGACATTGCCTTGCATTGCTTACTAATTCACAAAGTTCCTCAAGGAACGTTCTATGAATGGATGAGAAAAAGAGGGAAATTAGGAGGACAAAATAAAGTACCTCGCCTTTCAAATAGCAGAAAATATCTGGAAGACCTATTAAGCATGGTTAAACAGAAATAA
- a CDS encoding thioredoxin family protein, with the protein MKKLLALSIILTALFAFSIKENGYKVGDTARDFALKNVDGKMVSLDYYKDAKGFMVIFTCNSCPYSVAYEDRIIALHEKYANKGIPVIAINPNDDERSPEDSFDKMIVRAKEKGFEFPYVYDETQEITKAYGATNTPHVYVLDADKTVKYIGAIDNNTKSADLADKKYVEDAVNAVLKGEEVPEKKTKAIGCTIKWAS; encoded by the coding sequence ATGAAAAAGTTATTAGCACTATCGATTATTTTAACTGCTCTCTTTGCATTTAGTATTAAGGAAAATGGATATAAAGTAGGGGATACCGCTAGAGATTTTGCCCTCAAAAATGTAGATGGAAAAATGGTTTCTTTAGACTATTATAAAGATGCTAAAGGGTTTATGGTTATTTTTACTTGTAACTCCTGTCCGTATTCTGTTGCTTATGAAGATAGAATTATAGCCTTACATGAAAAGTATGCAAACAAGGGAATTCCAGTAATTGCAATCAATCCAAATGATGATGAAAGATCACCTGAAGATTCATTTGATAAGATGATTGTAAGAGCAAAAGAAAAGGGATTTGAATTTCCTTATGTGTATGATGAAACTCAAGAAATTACGAAAGCTTATGGTGCTACCAATACACCTCATGTGTATGTTTTAGATGCTGATAAAACAGTAAAGTATATTGGAGCAATTGATAATAATACTAAATCAGCAGATTTGGCTGATAAAAAATATGTAGAGGATGCAGTTAATGCAGTTTTGAAAGGCGAGGAAGTACCAGAAAAGAAAACTAAAGCTATAGGATGCACTATTAAATGGGCATCTTAA
- a CDS encoding TlpA family protein disulfide reductase: MKKIITVIIFLSGFIFTNQLFSQNQNIKIIDVPQLEELMKPTSSQNITVINFWATWCKPCIKELPYFVEAQAEFPEVDFIYMSLDFEENATRADKFALKKGLNPKGLYLINNLDYNSWIDKVSPEWSGAIPATLLIVDGKKFFYEKEFDEGELTSLIKQKLN, from the coding sequence ATGAAAAAGATAATCACTGTCATAATTTTCCTTTCTGGATTCATTTTTACAAATCAACTTTTTTCTCAGAATCAAAATATTAAAATTATTGATGTCCCTCAATTAGAAGAGCTCATGAAACCTACTTCTTCTCAGAATATTACTGTGATTAATTTCTGGGCAACATGGTGCAAACCTTGTATTAAGGAGTTACCTTATTTTGTAGAGGCTCAGGCTGAATTCCCGGAGGTTGATTTCATCTATATGAGTTTAGATTTTGAAGAAAACGCTACAAGAGCTGATAAGTTTGCTTTAAAAAAAGGATTGAATCCTAAAGGACTTTATCTAATTAATAACCTTGACTATAATTCATGGATAGACAAAGTTAGTCCTGAGTGGTCCGGAGCAATTCCAGCAACCTTACTGATTGTAGATGGCAAGAAATTTTTTTATGAAAAGGAATTTGATGAAGGAGAATTAACATCATTAATAAAACAAAAACTAAATTAA